DNA from Intestinimonas massiliensis (ex Afouda et al. 2020):
CGCAAGTAGTTCTGGGCAAGTATCTGGCCCTGCTGGTCGTGTATCTGATCCCGCTGGCCATCATTAGCCTGTACCCTCTGATCTTCTCCCAGTACGGCGATGTGTACCTGTTGACCGCCTACGGCTCTATTCTGGCCTTTTTCATTCTGGGGGCGGCACTCATCGCTCTGGGCGTGTTCATCTCCTCTCTGACGGAGAATCAGGGATTTGCCGCCGGAATCGGCATTGCAGTGATCCTGCTGAACTATTACAGTGTCAGCCTGTCTCAATCCGTATCTTCCACCGCCTTCGGCAGCTTGGTTGCCCTTGCGGCTCTGATCGTTGCCCTGGGCTTTATCATCAAGCATCTGACTAAAAACAATCCAATGGTATGGACAATCTGCATTGCCCTGTACGCTGCTATGCTGATCGCCTATTGGGTGGACCACACCAAATTTGAAGGGCTGCTGCCCATCATCATGACCACCCTTTCCCTCTTTGAGCGGTTCTATGTATTTGTAAACGGCGTCTTTGACGTGACGGGTATTGTATATTACCTGACCATTATTGTCTTCTTCCTGTTCCTGTCCGTCCAGTCCCTGGAGAAACGGAGGTACAATTGATGAATAAACTGAAAAACCTCCTATCCTCCGGAAACAGCGAGCGAAACCGTCAAGCAACGAAAGGCGGCTCGTACTCTCTGGCTGTCACCGCCGTAGTGCTGGCCATCCTGGTAGTCGTCAATATCTTTGTGTCCGCCCTTCCCACCCATCTGACCAGATACGATATCAGTTCCTCTCAGCTCTATTCCATTACCAGCAATACCAAGGCGGTGGTCAACGCCCTGGAGCAGGATGTGAGCATCTATTGGATCGTCCAGTCCGGCGCAGAGGATCCGGTCATCGAAAATCTGCTGGACAAATACCAGAGCCTGTCCGACCACATTGCAGTGGTGAAAAAGAATCCAGACGTGTATCCCGCCTTTGCCGAGCAGTACACCGATGAGGTGGTCCAGAACAACAGCCTGGTCGTAGAGTGCGGTGACAAGCATCGCTATATCGGCATTGATGACATCTATCTGGGTGAAATCAACATTTACTCCGGCACCTACAATGCCTCTGACTTCGACGGTGAAGGCGCTATTACTTCCGCCATTGACTATGTGACCAGCGAGGAATACCCCCAGGTCTATATTCTGGAGGGTCATGGTGAGGCGGAGCTGCCCGCGTCTTTTGCCGAGCAGATTGAAAAGGAAAACATGGAGACCAACACATTGTCCCTGCTGACGGTAGATGAGATCCCCGAGGAGGCCGACTGTATCGTGATCTATGCCCCTGAAAGCGATCTCTCCGTGGAAGAAAAAGACATGCTGGCTGACTATGTGGCAGGCGGCGGCAAACTGCTGGTGATGGCAGGCGCTGTGAAGGAAGGGATTCTGGAAAACCTGTACAGCCTGCTGGGTGATTATGGCGTTACCGCCAATGAGGGCATCGTAGTGGATAATGACCGGAAACACTATGCGTTCGGCGTCCCTTATGTGTTGATGCCTGATATGGCCAGTAGCCACATCACCGATCCTCTGATCGAAGAAAACTATTACGCTATCATGCCCATTTCCCTGGGCCTGACCGTGGATGGAAGCACCAGTAAGGGAACTGTTACGCAACTGCTTACGACCTCGTACAATTCTTTCAGCAAATCTTTCAGCAAACTGGCCGGAGATAGCTTTTCCACCTATGAGCGGGAGGAGGGTGACATTGAAGGTCCCTTCTCCGTGGCCGTTTCCATTGATGATAACAGCGGTGGCCAGATTCACTGGTTCACCTCGGACGAATTTCTGAACGAAAGGTATAATGCCTATTCCTCCGGTGCCAACATGGACATGGCTATAAACGCCCTGTCAGACCTGATCGGCGAGAGCGAGGCCATGGCCATCCGCAGCAAATCCCTCAATTACAACTATCTGACCATCAGCGATTCCACCTCCTCCTTGCTGAAGGTCCTGATGATCGGTGTGTTCCCGCTGACCTATCTGGGTGTGGGCATCTGCGTCATTCTAAATCGAAAGAAGGTGCAACATGAAACGGTCTAAACGGCTTTACGCGATGCTGGGCATTCTGGTGGTTGCCTGCATCGCCACCTTTGCGGTGACCCAGACAAAAGAAGAAAGGGAACAGATCAAAGCCACCGGCGAGATCGTGCTGCAAGTTTCCAGCGATGATGTCCAATCCCTGAGTTGGGAGTACGGAGAGACCTCTTTGGCCTTCCATAAGGACGAGACCTGGCTCTATGATGAAGATGAGGCATTCCCGGTGGATGAGAACACCATCTACGAAATGCTGGAGCAATTCGAATCTTTTGGCGTGTCCTTCGTCATTGAACAAGTCACCGATTACAGCATGTACGGTCTGGACGATCCTGTGTGCACCATCCATTTTGCCACGGAGGATCAGTCCTATGAGATTGAATTGGGCGATTTTAGCAACATGGACGAGGAACGCTATGTTTCCATCGGGGACGGCAACGTGTATCTGGCAAAAGTTGACCCGCTGGATCAGTTTGATGCCACGCTGAAGGACATGATCAAGCATGACGAAGACCTGGCCTATGACCAGGTGACCCAGATCAAGTTTGAGGGTGCGGAAAACTACACCATCTTTTATGAAGAGGAAAGCGCCGCCACCTATTGTGCGGACGATGTTTACTTCACCGAGAAGGACGGGGAAATTCTGCCCCTTGACACCGTTCGGGTCGATAACTGGCTGGAATCCCTTACCACCCTTAATCCTACCGATTATGTGACTTACCATGTCACGGAGGAGGAACTGGAGTCCTACAATCTGGTCGAGCCTGAATTGACCGTCACGGTGGACTACACCAACGAGGATGAGGGTGGAAAGGAGAGCTCCGATACCTTTGTGCTGTCCATCAGCCGCAACCCCGAAGAACTGGCTGCCGCTGAGGAGGCCAAGGCGAATGGCGAAGAAGCAGAGGATGTCACCGCCTATGTCCGTATCGGTGAGTCTCAAATCGTTTATAAGGTCTCCGAGTACAACAGCAACCGCCTGAGAGCCGTTTCCTACAACGAGCTGCGCCACCGCGAGGTTCTGCCTGCTGACTTTGAGGACATCTACCAGATCGACGTTACTCTGGAGGGTTCTGACTACACCATCGCCGTGGACGGCGAGAAGGATGATGAGCGCATCTGGAAGTATCAGGAGGATGAGGTTGCGATCGACGCCCTCCAGGATGCTCTGGAAACTCTGGATGCGGAATATTCCAGTGACTTCCTCTCCGACGACCCCACTGGGAAAG
Protein-coding regions in this window:
- a CDS encoding ABC transporter permease, whose protein sequence is MIAVLKHELRTYFRSLTAYVFGAFLLLFIGIGSVLYNLQAAVSNFEFVLGFSCLVFVVIVPILTMRVIAEERKQKTDQLLYSLPITTTQVVLGKYLALLVVYLIPLAIISLYPLIFSQYGDVYLLTAYGSILAFFILGAALIALGVFISSLTENQGFAAGIGIAVILLNYYSVSLSQSVSSTAFGSLVALAALIVALGFIIKHLTKNNPMVWTICIALYAAMLIAYWVDHTKFEGLLPIIMTTLSLFERFYVFVNGVFDVTGIVYYLTIIVFFLFLSVQSLEKRRYN
- a CDS encoding GldG family protein, translated to MNKLKNLLSSGNSERNRQATKGGSYSLAVTAVVLAILVVVNIFVSALPTHLTRYDISSSQLYSITSNTKAVVNALEQDVSIYWIVQSGAEDPVIENLLDKYQSLSDHIAVVKKNPDVYPAFAEQYTDEVVQNNSLVVECGDKHRYIGIDDIYLGEINIYSGTYNASDFDGEGAITSAIDYVTSEEYPQVYILEGHGEAELPASFAEQIEKENMETNTLSLLTVDEIPEEADCIVIYAPESDLSVEEKDMLADYVAGGGKLLVMAGAVKEGILENLYSLLGDYGVTANEGIVVDNDRKHYAFGVPYVLMPDMASSHITDPLIEENYYAIMPISLGLTVDGSTSKGTVTQLLTTSYNSFSKSFSKLAGDSFSTYEREEGDIEGPFSVAVSIDDNSGGQIHWFTSDEFLNERYNAYSSGANMDMAINALSDLIGESEAMAIRSKSLNYNYLTISDSTSSLLKVLMIGVFPLTYLGVGICVILNRKKVQHETV
- a CDS encoding DUF4340 domain-containing protein, with product MKRSKRLYAMLGILVVACIATFAVTQTKEEREQIKATGEIVLQVSSDDVQSLSWEYGETSLAFHKDETWLYDEDEAFPVDENTIYEMLEQFESFGVSFVIEQVTDYSMYGLDDPVCTIHFATEDQSYEIELGDFSNMDEERYVSIGDGNVYLAKVDPLDQFDATLKDMIKHDEDLAYDQVTQIKFEGAENYTIFYEEESAATYCADDVYFTEKDGEILPLDTVRVDNWLESLTTLNPTDYVTYHVTEEELESYNLVEPELTVTVDYTNEDEGGKESSDTFVLSISRNPEELAAAEEAKANGEEAEDVTAYVRIGESQIVYKVSEYNSNRLRAVSYNELRHREVLPADFEDIYQIDVTLEGSDYTIAVDGEKDDERIWKYQEDEVAIDALQDALETLDAEYSSDFLSDDPTGKEEIRLTVHLDNENHPKVDIELYRHDGEDCLAVVDGETFALVPRSDVVDLIEAVNAIVLN